One Candidatus Tectomicrobia bacterium genomic region harbors:
- a CDS encoding ATP-binding protein, whose translation MCGHLGDTAKACSCTPKLVERYRSRLSGPLLDRIDIHIEVPRLPWKELAEEPEGESSEAIRARVEAARAVQRARFEGITGIHSNAHMGAALVNRFCRTDAEGKRLLQMAVQRLGLSARAYHRVLKLARTIADLAGEASIAPAHLAEAIQYRQLDRPAGR comes from the coding sequence ATGTGCGGCCACCTGGGAGACACCGCCAAGGCCTGTTCCTGCACCCCCAAGCTGGTCGAGCGCTACCGCTCGCGCCTCTCGGGGCCCTTGCTCGACCGCATCGACATCCACATCGAGGTGCCGAGGCTGCCCTGGAAGGAGTTGGCCGAGGAGCCCGAGGGGGAATCCTCAGAAGCCATCCGCGCCCGGGTCGAGGCCGCCCGCGCCGTGCAGCGCGCCCGCTTCGAGGGAATAACCGGGATTCACTCCAACGCCCACATGGGGGCGGCCCTCGTCAACCGCTTCTGCCGGACGGACGCCGAGGGAAAAAGGCTCCTCCAGATGGCCGTCCAGCGGCTCGGCCTCTCGGCCAGGGCCTACCACCGGGTGCTGAAATTGGCGAGAACGATTGCCGACTTGGCGGGAGAAGCGAGCATCGCCCCCGCCCATCTGGCCGAGGCCATCCAGTACCGGCAGCTCGACAGGCCGGCGGGAAGGTGA
- a CDS encoding cytochrome c biogenesis protein CcdA translates to MPVATVGLTTAFAAGLLSFLSPCVLPLVPGYVAFISGVSLEEMEKAVDRTRNMRKAVAASLLFGAGFTVVFVLMGATATLAGQFLFSRFLFLQRAAGVLIILFGLHVLGILPIRFLYRTMAVTVERRSVSLGGAFFVGVAFAFGWTPCIGPVLAGILAFAGTQQTVQEGMLLLLTYSFGLGIPFLLTAVAMNMFRTVLQQVRKYMRHVELGSGALLILIGVLIATDNLSWLAYTLGIPGIAQ, encoded by the coding sequence GTGCCGGTTGCCACAGTAGGCCTGACGACGGCGTTTGCGGCCGGGCTGCTCTCCTTCCTTTCTCCTTGCGTTCTGCCGCTGGTTCCTGGCTACGTGGCCTTTATCTCAGGGGTTTCCCTTGAGGAAATGGAAAAGGCGGTAGACCGGACGCGGAATATGAGGAAGGCGGTAGCCGCTTCCTTGCTCTTCGGGGCGGGTTTCACGGTCGTTTTCGTCCTCATGGGCGCCACCGCCACTTTGGCGGGGCAATTCCTCTTCAGCCGGTTCCTCTTTCTCCAGCGCGCGGCGGGGGTTCTTATCATCCTCTTCGGACTTCATGTCCTGGGGATTCTCCCGATTCGCTTTCTGTACCGGACGATGGCGGTCACTGTCGAGCGGCGCTCCGTAAGTCTGGGGGGAGCCTTTTTCGTTGGGGTGGCCTTCGCATTCGGATGGACGCCCTGCATCGGCCCCGTCCTCGCGGGCATTCTGGCATTCGCGGGCACCCAGCAGACCGTTCAGGAAGGAATGCTTCTGCTTTTGACTTACTCTTTCGGGCTCGGCATCCCTTTCCTCCTCACCGCCGTAGCCATGAACATGTTCCGGACGGTCCTCCAGCAGGTGCGCAAGTATATGCGCCATGTGGAGCTGGGCAGTGGCGCCCTGCTGATCCTCATCGGTGTTCTCATCGCCACTGACAACCTGTCTTGGCTCGCTTACACGCTGGGCATACCGGGAATCGCTCAATAA